A genomic window from Scatophagus argus isolate fScaArg1 chromosome 17, fScaArg1.pri, whole genome shotgun sequence includes:
- the LOC124074921 gene encoding tenascin-X-like — protein sequence MCPSIPSLLPLLVLLLAPPVLLTPSTSQELQVRGQRTPRDTRQDSIKVLISEGCATQGDSSDASHGGKEIDLSPGSPLVLTHKIKLVPSGSGPGSCGCEADFAALRERLERLEREVSALREKCGGAEGGCCTSKESKGAGCFIKPDINECPNECSDQGRCVDGKCVCFPGFSGPDCSESDCPGNCNNNGRCVNGQCVCDPGFTGPDCSRRGCPDNCSNQGRCVNGRCVCNSGFTGPSCSDKTCPSNCNNRGRCVDGVCVCDDGFSGPDCSERTCPNDCSDHGKCVNGKCVCDSGFTGDDCSDKSCPRNCNNRGRCVDGQCVCDDGFSGPDCSERTCPNDCSDRGKCVNGKCVCEAGFAGPDCAARGCPNNCSNKGRCVKGRCVCRRGFRGPDCSQCEEGMTGPNCDTVMSGVSQLTTRDITETSVTLIWTPPPVQYETYHLTFTSQKESDQQVTVQVEGSLSTFTQTGLAAGQEYMVSITGEIDGRRGAETLAEFMTLISGPTNLQVVKTTTTSAVVQWEQSQGEIDRYRLTVTPNDGMGRSQEMTVPVGQNSAHIQQLEAGRLYDITLVAEKGTSRSEIATTQVTPGETLPTVTMAALTMQFTLAPGQHVGNRDQALGPTPEVQVFDQQERREVGREADSVRDSTASVIARTKPLVSRKMANDGTKPKLAERLTLTKRPNGPGPFRFNTTRVVPGARKVGPGPLKKPPVLEEKKKKVPPVPKKLRPGVPTIGNRTVVLTVRDPSVETSNTERSDDKNPAKMSGTDSDTKRQSSSEKPTTAVGSKVQPDVGMTDHGNNTAPVPSEPPGSVQSQENKCMNKIKVTHIRLPHKDRGSRCRGDGTVVEKTGAHRDSSETEVTPGLNPSPAEKDLDYSPDPFHKLLTDTFDSLNITTFSVHLSQASNLSVNSEKVRNHILSGLKPVSPLSSSSALRSSSHSSSLSQSSGGRSPSLQSSSTSSLVSSSSTAAPSSSVTYSVLSSSSSEPSPSSPPLSLSSSSPSPPSSSLPSSDKPGSVGNEPDADKSITNTASLKERKPPPSGKGGVPLFRRTPAKSGYIRRPHPNFASFQNKTRPNMRTPHRSPLHLNFIPGRETEPIGPSTRELVSSSSSSASEETSSGEVNVPVRDASGYKDGETALASAKVEQNEKTMPTERGRNPTHRFPLKGGYIRRPLPNFGPFKNRTQLNRRLLPPPSKPLNPPSETKNSTELSATSFSPVSKESYPAEGTRPIGEESEAIVGTSVSSGFNQTLRRNEVPSSHRPTTKVGYFRRPQLYGGRFQNRTHINLRPPQHPHKGNIRKPFTTARLNGGTNIIVGSQSNLLEKVRTTEMTGNQSGEQDAPMPTPGVQIRQSGEQETQGIIPGTTIRPQANELEEGDNSPVQTSQSEVEETLVANSDFDIHEERVRVANYTDVTVQRRPNIKQTAPRPFTSLKRQLPTRKTQMRHYIAGSQRMEDTKTNITAKRLLHSKFEQTRSANSKPVGGSHVSSSGVTREPLDYMGVTNRTSDGFTVTWGSPEGKYKSFVVTRKEVGKDEGPKQKESKKIEEGQENSEKEGLSEEKEANPHPTKATESENGHSEDKNRVPENVFTHIPRIQSSTTARPVTGSDKTFKTVLPGSARSIQFHNLSSQTEYTVTLVGKGPGLLSRLHKLVISTGPEPPTNIVFSKVTENSLTVSWTKPKSPVSGFKVTYTHTEDGEPVSVSVDSDDSTLGLSQLSPGSSYEVSVVSVLGLDESDPIRDFVRTLPDPPTDLRAVNVTDTKALLLWRPALAAVDKYTIVYGSGTGSEVRVSVSGNAAEQQLSGLEGSTTYTVTITSQLGSLQSSATTTTVTTGRGSDGKGDGPRDLQASDVTPRTALLSWKPPSNPVGSYRLTFQTEGQEMKEVTVDASVTAYNLTRLHPGSRYSVQLQAEEGGQATAAISTEFTTGTLRFPFPADCSQDLLNGIRASGEVEVFPQGKHGTPIMVYCDMETDGGGWTVFQRRKDGSVDFFRGWKDYVKGFGDLSGEFWLGLESLHNLTTMTTMSLRVDLRDKDESAFAKYTTFQVAKKNYRLTVGGYSGTAGDSLSYHNNRVFSTKDRDPAPFITRCAMSYRGGWWYKNCHEANLNGLYGIYVKHQGVIWTSWKGKEFSIPFTEMKMRPAEFSPPTSG from the exons GTAAAGAAATTGACCTGAGTCCAGGTTCTCCTCTGGTCCTGACCCATAAGATCAAACTGGTCCCGTCGGGATCAGGACCCGGGTCCTGTGGTTGCGAGGCGGACTTTGCTGCCCTGCGGGAGCGTCTGGAGAGGCTGGAGAGGGAGGTGTCGGCCCTCAGGGAGAAATGTGGAGGAGCCGAGGGAGGCTGCTGCACCTCCAAGGAGAGCAAAG GTGCTGGTTGCTTCATCAAACCAGACATCAACGAGTGTCCCAACGAGTGCAGTGATCAGGGTCGCTGTGTGGACGGCAAGTGCGTCTGCTTCCCAGGCTTTAGCGGACCCGACTGCAGCGAGTCCGACTGTCCCGGAAACTGTAACAACAATGGACGCTGTGTGAAtggacagtgtgtttgtgatcCTGGTTTCACTGGACCCGACTGCTCCCGGAGAGGCTGCCCTGACAACTGCAGCAACCAGGGCAGGTGTGTGAAcggcaggtgtgtgtgcaacagTGGCTTCACAGGACCCAGTTGCTCAGATAAAACTTGTCCCTCAAACTGCAACAACAGGGGGCGCTGTGTCGAcggagtgtgtgtttgcgatGATGGATTCAGCGGCCCAGATTGCTCAGAAAGAACTTGCCCAAATGACTGCAGCGACCACGGGAAGTGTGTGAACGGGAAGTGTGTGTGCGACAGCGGCTTCACGGGAGATGACTGCTCCGACAAGTCCTGCCCCAGAAACTGCAACAACAGGGGGCGCTGTGTCGACGGACAGTGTGTTTGCGATGATGGATTCAGCGGCCCAGATTGCTCAGAAAGAACTTGCCCAAATGACTGCAGCGACCGCGGGAAGTGCGTGAACGGGAAGTGTGTTTGCGAGGCGGGCTTCGCGGGGCCGGACTGCGCTGCCAGAGGCTGTCCAAACAACTGCAGCAACAAAGGACGGTGCGTCAAAGGAAGGTGTGTCTGTCGACGTGGCTTCCGTGGACCAGACTGCAGTCAGTGCGAGGAGGGGATGACTGGACCAAACTGTGACACTG tcatGTCTGGCGTTTCTCAGCTGACTACTCGGGACATCACCGAGACGTCTGTCACTCTGATCTGGACTCCACCTCCCGTCCAGTACGAGACCTACCACCTCACCTTCACCAGCCAG AAGGAGAGCGACCAGCAGGTGACTGTGCAGGTGGAGGGCAGCCTCAGCACCTTCACCCAGACGGGCCTGGCAGCCGGTCAGGAGTACATGGTCAGCATCACCGGAGAGATTGACGGTCGGCGGGGAGCCGAGACCTTGGCTGAGTTCATGACCC TCATCTCTGGTCCCACCAACCTCCAAGTCGTCAAGACGACCACAACGTCTGCGGTGGTCCAATGGGAGCAGTCACAGGGTGAGATTGACAGATATCGCCTGACCGTTACACCAAATGATGGAATGGGGAGGAGTCAAGAAATGACCGTCCCAGTTGGCCAAAACTCCGCCCACATCCAGCAGCTGGAGGCGGGGCGCTTGTATGACATCACACTGGTGGCGGAGAAGGGCACAAGTCGGAGTGAAATCGCAACCACCCAGGTTACTCCCG GGGAGACGTTACCAACGGTTACCATGGCTGCTTTGACCATGCAGTTCACATTAGCACCTGGACAACATGTTGGCAACAGAGACCAAGCACTTGGCCCAACACCTGAGGTACAGGTCTTTGACCAACAGGAAAGGAGGGAAGTTGGGAGGGAGGCTGACTCTGTGAGAGACTCTACAGCCTCTGTGATCGCAAGGACTAAACCTCTGGTTAGCAGAAAGATGGCAAATGATGGCACCAAGCCCAAACTCGCTGAAAGGCTCACATTGACCAAGAGGCCAAATGGTCCAGGCCCTTTTCGTTTCAACACTACCAGAGTTGTGCCTGGAGCGAGAAAGGTTGGCCCAGGTCCTTTGAAAAAGCCACCAgtgctggaggaaaagaagaagaaagtacCCCCAGTACCCAAAAAACTTAGACCAGGTGTCCCCACCATTGGAAACAGGACAGTAGTTTTGACTGTGAGAGACCCAAGCGTGGAGACATCAAATACTGAGAGGAGTGATGACAAAAATCCAGCTAAAATGTCTGGGACTGATTCAGatacaaagagacaaagtaGCTCAGAGAAACCAACTACTGCTGTTGGTTCCAAAGTGCAGCCAGATGTTGGCATGACAGACCATGGAAACAACACTGCCCCAGTGCCTTCAGAGCCACCTGGAAGTGTTCAAAGCCAAGAGAATAAATGTATGAACAAAATTAAAGTGACACACATCAGATTACCCCATAAGGATAGAGGCAGCAGGTGTAGAGGAGATGGAACAGTAGTTGAAAAAACAGGCGCACATCGAGATTCCTCAGAAACAGAAGTTACTCCTGGTTTAAATCCCTCACCTGCAGAGAAAGACCTCGACTATTCACCTGATCCTTTTCATAAGCTCCTGACAGATACTTTTGACAGTTTGAATATCACAACCTTTTCTGTTCACCTGTCCCAAGCATCCAACCTCTCTGTCAATTCAGAAAAAGTGAGGAACCATATTTTAAGTGGCCTGAAGCCAGTGTCACCGTTATCATCCTCATCAGCCTTACGATCATCATcacattcatcatcattatcacaGTCCTCAGGTGGACGATCACCATCACTGCAATcatcttcaacatcttcacTAGTCTCATCTTCATCAACAGCAGCCCCATCATCATCAGTAACATATTCAGTTttatcatcatcctcatcagaACCGTCGCCATCATCACCTCCATTGTCACTATCATCATCGTCACCGTCACCTCCATCATCATCTCTTCCTAGTTCAGATAAACCAGGTTCAGTTGGAAATGAACCAGATGCTGACAAGAGTATTACCAACACTGCATCACTCAAAGAGAGAAAACCGCCACCGTCAGGAAAAGGTGGTGTACCTCTTTTTCGTCGCACACCTGCAAAATCTGGATATATCCGTCGCCCACACCCAAACTTTGCATCATTTCAGAACAAAACTCGTCCAAATATGAGAACTCCTCATCGTTCCCCCCTTCATTTGAACTTCATCCctggaagagagacagagccCATAGGTCCATCTACAAGGGAATTAgtgtcttcatcatcttcatctgctTCAGAGGAAACATCCTCAGGCGAGGTAAATGTACCCGTGAGGGATGCAAGTGGATACAAAGATGGGGAAACTGCACTTGCATCTGCTAAGGttgaacaaaatgagaaaacaatgccaacagaaagaggacgGAACCCAACTCATCGTTTTCCTCTAAAGGGGGGATACATACGTCGCCCACTTCCAAACTTTGGACCTTTCAAGAACCGAACTCAACTAAATCGAAGGCTGCTGCCTCCCCCCTCTAAACCTTTAAATCCTCCATCAGAAACAAAGAATTCTACTGAACTCTCAGCAacttcattttctcctgtttccaAAGAATCCTATCCAGCTGAAGGTACGAGGCCAATAGGAGAGGAAAGTGAAGCCATAGTTGGGACAAGCGTGTCCTCAGGGTTCAATCAGACCCTCAGAAGAAATGAAGTGCCTTCCTCCCATCGGCCAACCACCAAAGTTGGTTACTTCCGTCGGCCACAACTGTATGGTGGACGTTTCCAAAACAGAACCCATATAAACCTGAGACCGCCTCAACATCCACATAAAGGTAATATACGCAAGCCTTTCACAACCGCACGGCTAAATGGAGGCACCAACATCATTGTTGGAAGTCAAAGCAATCTTTTAGAAAAGGTCAGGACCACTGAAATGACAGGTAATCAATCAGGAGAGCAGGATGCCCCAATGCCTACCCCAGGAGTCCAAATTAGACAGTCAGGAGAACAAGAAACTCAAGGGATAATTCCAGGGACGACCATCAGACCACAGGCAAACGAATTAGAAGAGGGGGACAATTCTCCAGTCCAAACTAGCCAGTCCGAGGTAGAAGAAACCTTAGTCGCTAACTCTGACTTTGACATCCATGAAGAGAGAGTCAGGGTTGCTAACTATACTGATGTTACAGTTCAGCGTAGAccaaatataaaacaaactgcCCCAAGACCATTCACATCTTTAAAGAGACAACTGCCAACAAGAAAGACCCAGATGAGACACTACATCGCTGGGAGCCAAAGGATGGaggatacaaaaacaaatattactgCAAAAAGGTTGCTTCACAGTAAATTTGAACAGACAAGAAGTGCTAATTCCAAACCTGTGGGTGGATCACACGTTTCCTCTTCTGGAGTCACACGGGAACCTCTGGACTACATGGGAGTGACAAACCGCACCTCAGATGGATTTACAGTAACGTGGGGCTCACCAGAAGGGAAGTACAAAAGCTTTGTTGTGACAAGGAAAGAAGTTGGGAAAGATGAAGGACCAAAGCagaaggaaagcaagaaaattGAAGAAGGACAAGAAAACTCTGAGAAAGAGGGTCTCAGTGAAGAGAAGGAAGCAAATCCCCATCCAACCAAAGCAACGGAATCAGAAAATGGGCACAGTGAAGATAAAAACAGAGTACCTGAAAATGTCTTTACTCACATTCCAAGGATCCAAAGCAGCACAACAGCTAGACCGGttacaggaagtgacaaaacCTTCAAAACAGTTCTTCCTGGTTCAGCTCGCTCCATCCAGTTTCACAATCTGTCTAGTCAGACTGAGTACACCGTGACTTTGGTTGGAAAGGGTCCTGGTCTTCTGTCCAGACTGCACAAGCTGGTCATCAGTACAG GCCCAGAGCCTCCCACCAACATAGTCTTCAGTAAGGTGACTGAAAACTCTCTGACGGTGTCCTGGACCAAACCCAAGAGTCCCGTCAGTGGCTTCAAGGTCACCTACACCCACACAGAGGACG GTGAGCCGGTCTCGGTGTCTGTGGACTCAGACGACTCCACCCTCGGCCTATCGCAGCTCTCGCCTGGTTCTTCGTATGAGGTCAGCGTCGTCTCTGTGCTCGGATTGGACGAGAGTGATCCAATCAGAGACTTTGTCAGGACTC TCCCTGACCCGCCCACTGACCTGCGGGCAGTGAACGTCACGGACACCAAGGCTTTGTTGTTGTGGCGTCCAGCGTTGGCTGCCGTCGACAAATACACCATCGTTTACGGTTCTGGGACGG GATCAGAGGTGAGGGTCAGTGTGTCTGGAAacgcagcagagcagcagctgagcgGCCTGGAAGGATCCACCACCTACACCGTGACCATCACCAGCCAGCTGGGCAGCCTGCAGAGCTCGGCGACCACCACCACCGTCACCACCGGCAGAG gTTCCGACGGCAAGGGGGACGGGCCACGCGACCTCCAGGCCAGCGATGTGACCCCTCGCACCGCCctgttgtcatggaaaccaCCCTCAAATCCTGTGGGCAGCTACAGACTGACCTTTCAGACCGAAGGTCAAGAAATGAAG GAAGTGACTGTGGATGCATCAGTAACTGCGTACAACCTGACCAGACTTCACCCTGGGTCGAGGTACTCGGTGCAGCTAcaggcagaggaaggaggacaaGCCACTGCTGCCATCTCCACCGAGTTCACCACCG gcacCCTGAGGTTCCCCTTCCCCGCTGATTGCTCTCAGGACCTGCTGAACGGCATCAGGGCGTCAGGCGAGGTGGAGGTGTTCCCCCAGGGGAAACACGGGACTCCCATTATGGTTTACTGCGACatggagacagatggaggaggcTGGACG gTCTTCCAGAGGAGGAAGGACGGCTCAGTGGACTTCTTCAGAGGTTGGAAAGACTATGTTAAAGGATTTGGGGATCTGAGTGGAGAGTTTTGGCTGG gCCTCGAGAGCCTCCACAACCTGACGACGATGACCACGATGAGCCTGCGTGTCGACCTGCGAGACAAAGACGAGTCGGCGTTTGCTAAGTACACGACGTTCCAGGTGGCCAAGAAGAACTACAGGCTGACTGTGGGTGGATACAGCGGCACTGCAG GCGATTCTCTCAGTTATCACAACAACCGGGTCTTCTCCACCAAAGACCGCGACCCAGCGCCGTTCATCACTCGCTGTGCCATGTCGTACCGAGGGGGCTGGTGGTACAAGAACTGCCACGAGGCTAACCTCAACGGCCTCTACGGCATCTACGTCAAACACCAG ggTGTGATCTGGACCTCCTGGAAAGGAAAAGAGTTTTCCATCCCGTTCACTGAGATGAAGATGAGACCAGCAGAGTTCAGTCCTCCGACCAGcgggtga